One Alnus glutinosa chromosome 3, dhAlnGlut1.1, whole genome shotgun sequence genomic region harbors:
- the LOC133864818 gene encoding upstream activation factor subunit spp27-like isoform X1 yields the protein MVSDSELIARLREFLRGSDLNTTTTGTVRRRLEEDFGVDLTDKKAFIREQVDLFLQSEHEVAEEDGEAEEDDRTATAETQETDRSGSKNEDDDDEEEEVEETSNGKGKRRSNKLSNEVKKRGGGFCKLCSLSPQLQEFLGESEMARTEVVKQLWAYIREKDLQDPKNRRNINCDEPLRALFRVDSINMFQMNKVLSKHIWPLDSDDVLPVKSTQKEKQRKQEREEDPDEPKRKEKKQKGGTSGFLAPLQLSDALVKFFGTGESALSRAATVKRMWEYIKQNNLQDPSDKRRILCDEKLKELFDVDSFTGFTVSKLLAAHFIKAEQ from the exons ATGGTATCCGACTCGGAGCTAATCGCGCGGCTCCGGGAGTTTCTCCGTGGCTCGGACCTCAACACGACGACCACCGGCACCGTGCGCCGGCGGCTCGAGGAGGATTTTGGCGTGGATTTGACGGACAAGAAGGCCTTCATAAGGGAACAGGTGGACCTGTTCCTCCAGAGCGAGCACGAGGTAGCCGAGGAGGACGGCGAAGCTGAAGAAGATGATCGGACGGCGACGGCGGAAACGCAAGAAACTGACCGCTCTGGTTCCAAGAacgaggatgatgatgatgaagaagaagaggttgAAGAAACGAGTAATGGGAAGGGTAAACGACG GTCTAACAAGCTTAGTAATGAGGTAAAGAAAAGAGGGGGTGGTTTCTGTAAATTATGTAGCCTGTCTCCACAACTTCAGGAATTCCTTGGGGAGTCTGAAATGGCAAGGACTGAG GTTGTCAAGCAATTGTGGGCCTACATTAGAGAGAAAGATTTGCAAGACCCCAAAAATAGGCGAAATATAAACTGTGATGAACCATTGCGTGCCCTTTTCCGCGTTGATTCCATCAACATGTTCCAAATGAATAAGGTCTTATCAAAGCATATATGGCCGTTGGATTCAGATGATG TTTTGCCCGTCAAGTCAACACAGAAGGAAAAACAGCGGaaacaagaaagagaagaag ATCCAGATGAGccaaaaaggaaggaaaaaaagcAGAAGGGAGGGACATCAGGTTTTCTTGCTCCTCTTCAACTTTCAGATGCCCTAGTGAAGTTCTTCGGTACTGGGGAAAGTGCATTATCACGGGCTGCTACGGTAAAAAGAATGTGGGagtacataaaacaaaacaacctCCAG GATCCATCTGACAAGAGGAGAATACTATGTGATGAGAAGCTGAAAGAACTCTTTGACGTGGACTCCTTTACTGGCTTCACTGTTTCAAAACTCCTAGCTGCTCATTTCATCAAAGCAGAACAGTGA
- the LOC133864818 gene encoding upstream activation factor subunit spp27-like isoform X2, with protein sequence MVSDSELIARLREFLRGSDLNTTTTGTVRRRLEEDFGVDLTDKKAFIREQVDLFLQSEHEVAEEDGEAEEDDRTATAETQETDRSGSKNEDDDDEEEEVEETSNGKGKRRSNKLSNEVKKRGGGFCKLCSLSPQLQEFLGESEMARTEVVKQLWAYIREKDLQDPKNRRNINCDEPLRALFRVDSINMFQMNKVLSKHIWPLDSDDVLPVKSTQKEKQRKQEREEDPDEPKRKEKKQKGGTSGFLAPLQLSDALVKFFGTGESALSRAATVKRMWEYIKQNNLQS encoded by the exons ATGGTATCCGACTCGGAGCTAATCGCGCGGCTCCGGGAGTTTCTCCGTGGCTCGGACCTCAACACGACGACCACCGGCACCGTGCGCCGGCGGCTCGAGGAGGATTTTGGCGTGGATTTGACGGACAAGAAGGCCTTCATAAGGGAACAGGTGGACCTGTTCCTCCAGAGCGAGCACGAGGTAGCCGAGGAGGACGGCGAAGCTGAAGAAGATGATCGGACGGCGACGGCGGAAACGCAAGAAACTGACCGCTCTGGTTCCAAGAacgaggatgatgatgatgaagaagaagaggttgAAGAAACGAGTAATGGGAAGGGTAAACGACG GTCTAACAAGCTTAGTAATGAGGTAAAGAAAAGAGGGGGTGGTTTCTGTAAATTATGTAGCCTGTCTCCACAACTTCAGGAATTCCTTGGGGAGTCTGAAATGGCAAGGACTGAG GTTGTCAAGCAATTGTGGGCCTACATTAGAGAGAAAGATTTGCAAGACCCCAAAAATAGGCGAAATATAAACTGTGATGAACCATTGCGTGCCCTTTTCCGCGTTGATTCCATCAACATGTTCCAAATGAATAAGGTCTTATCAAAGCATATATGGCCGTTGGATTCAGATGATG TTTTGCCCGTCAAGTCAACACAGAAGGAAAAACAGCGGaaacaagaaagagaagaag ATCCAGATGAGccaaaaaggaaggaaaaaaagcAGAAGGGAGGGACATCAGGTTTTCTTGCTCCTCTTCAACTTTCAGATGCCCTAGTGAAGTTCTTCGGTACTGGGGAAAGTGCATTATCACGGGCTGCTACGGTAAAAAGAATGTGGGagtacataaaacaaaacaacctCCAG TCTTGA
- the LOC133863461 gene encoding serine/threonine-protein kinase SRK2I, with amino-acid sequence MDRAGLNFGPGMDMPIMHDSDRYDFVRDIGSGNFGVARLMRDKHTKELVAVKYIERGDKIDENVQREIINHRSLRHPNIVRFKEVILTPTHLAIVMEYASGGELFERICSAGRFSEDEARFFFQQLISGVSYCHAMQVCHRDLKLENTLLDGSPAPRLKICDFGYSKSSVLHSQPKSTVGTPAYIAPEVLLRQEYDGKIADVWSCGVTLYVMLVGAYPFEDPDEPKDFRKTIQRILSVQYSIPDCVQISAECRDLISRIFVFDPATRISIPEIKNHEWFLKNLPADLMDEKTMGNQFEEPDQPMQSMDLIMQIIAEATVPAAGTHNLDQYSFDNMDMDDDMDDLESDSELDIDSSGEIVYAL; translated from the exons ATGGATCGGGCCGGGTTAAACTTCGGGCCGGGTATGGACATGCCGATCATGCACGATAGTGACAGGTACGATTTCGTTCGAGATATCGGGTCAGGGAATTTCGGGGTCGCTAGGCTGATGAGGGACAAGCACACCAAGGAGCTCGTCGCCGTCAAGTACATCGAGCGGGGGGATAAG ATAGATGAAAATGTTCAAAGAGAAATCATTAATCATAGGTCTCTGAGGCACCCCAACATCGTTAGGTTTAAAGAG GTCATTTTAACCCCCACACATCTGGCGATTGTAATGGAATATGCGTCTGGAGGAGAGCTTTTTGAACGAATATGCAGTGCAGGACGCTTTAGTGAGGATGAG GCACGTTTCTTCTTTCAACAACTTATATCTGGAGTCAGCTACTGTCATGCAATG CAAGTATGTCACCGTGACCTGAAGCTGGAGAACACTTTGTTGGATGGAAGCCCAGCTCCTCGGTTGAAGATATGTGATTTTGGGTACTCCAAG TCTTCAGTGCTTCATTCACAACCAAAGTCAACTGTGGGAACTCCGGCTTACATTGCTCCAGAAGTACTGCTAAGGCAAGAATATGATGGCAAG ATTGCAGATGTGTGGTCATGTGGGGTCACCTTGTATGTGATGCTGGTGGGAGCATATCCTTTTGAGGATCCTGATGAACCAAAGGATTTCCGCAAGACTATACAA AGAATTCTGAGTGTCCAGTATTCCATTCCAGACTGTGTTCAAATATCTGCGGAGTGTCGTGACCTGATCTCACGAATTTTTGTTTTCGATCCTGCAACG AGGATCAGCATTCCTGAAATCAAGAACCATGAATGGTTTTTGAAGAATCTCCCAGCAGACTTAATGGACGAAAAGACGATGGGCAATCAATTTGAAGAGCCAGACCAACCGATGCAGAGCATGGATCTGATCATGCAGATAATTGCCGAGGCCACTGTACCAGCAGCTGGGACTCATAACCTCGACCAGTATTCGTTCGACAACATGGATATGGATGATGACATGGACGACTTGGAATCTGACTCCGAGCTTGATATCGACAGCAGTGGGGAGATAGTCTATGCACTGTGA
- the LOC133864197 gene encoding probable disease resistance protein At5g66900: MEGALAGAGLGKGVSDLFDIVKDVTRNSLMFEDVLEHLKYTLARLKPVVEEIEASNRELGRPEETKALIEKMKKGEDCVRKYSEPGWWKFHMRSRYASELCKLEETLIRFFQLDVQAWNLRNGLETLKGVNDIRARMNGVGSCAVPEAPDFTVGLDGPLRGLKMELLKKEVSILVLTAPGGCGKTTLVKMLCRDEEITGKYEGNIFFIPVSKSPNLKVIVQKLFHHKNKQVPHEFPSDEDAINQLKQLLNGMKQKPILLILDDVWSGSESLLEKFAFDMPNYKILATSRTEFRRFPTYKLKLLKGEAAMKLFRHSAILNDGSSYIPSEDIVKEIVKGCGGFPLALKVIGTSLCGQHEAVWRSRVMKWPNGHPFFATSSDLLDCLQRSLDFKDNEIIKKCFLDLGSFPEDQRIPVAALVDMWSELYELDEDGILAVANLCEITNRNLASLLVTMKDASEVGIYCSEDFVLQHDLLRELAIHQSSQEPIEQRKRLIVDISENKLPKWWKEPRKQPISAQLLSISTDDKFSSSWGNIQGSEVEVLVLNFQTKNYALPKFVEKMDELKVLIVTNYGFFHAELGNFQLLESLSCLKKIRLEKVSIPSLFKSPVQLRSLEKISLFMCNISQAFRNCTIQVSDAFPNLKEINIDYCNDLTELPVGLCDIICLKKLSITNCLKLSALPEEIEKLVNLEVLKLRSTSLEQLPESITSLSKLSILDISDCPEINKLPIDIGNLCNLEKLNMKGCLRLHKQLPPSTSNLEKLKLVICDKERAKLWEPIKEFCTSLKIKLAEKDINLHWLPNRS, from the exons ATGGAAGGAGCTCTTGCAGGGGCAGGATTGGGAAAAGGAGTTTCGGACTTGTTTGACATCGTTAAGGATGTCACAAGGAACAGCCTTATGTTCGAAGACGTACTTGAACACCTAAAATATACATTAGCTAGATTAAAGCCAGTGGTGGAAGAGATAGAAGCGTCAAACAGAGAATTGGGTCGCCCAGAGGAAACAAAGGCCCTGatcgaaaaaatgaagaagggcGAAGATTGCGTTAGGAAGTACTCGGAGCCCGGGTGGTGGAAATTCCACATGAGATCCCGTTACGCGAGCGAACTTTGCAAGTTGGAAGAGACCCTTATCAGGTTCTTTCAGCTTGATGTGCAAGCATGGAATTTGAGGAATGGGTTGGAGACCTTGAAGGGGGTGAATGATATTCGTGCGCGAATGAATGGTGTGGGGTCGTGCGCTGTTCCTGAAGCCCCGGATTTTACCGTTGGGTTAGATGGGCCTTTGAGGGGGTTGAAGATGGAGCTGCTGAAGAAGGAGGTGTCGATCCTTGTCTTGACTGCTCCCGGAGGATGCGGGAAAACAACATTGGTGAAAATGCTTTGTCGGGATGAGGAAATTACAG GCAAATACGAgggcaatattttttttatcccgGTCTCAAAATCTCCCAACCTGAAGGTTATTGTACAAAAACTATTCCATCACAAGAATAAGCAGGTGCCTCACGAGTTTCCAAGTGATGAAGATGCAATCAACCAGCTGAAGCAACTGCTGAATGGAATGAAGCAAAAGCctattttgttgattttggaTGATGTCTGGTCTGGATCAGAATCTCTTCTTGAGAAGTTTGCATTTGATATGCCGAATTACAAGATTCTAGCGACTTCAAGAACTGAATTTCGAAGATTTCcaacatataaattaaaactattaaAGGGTGAAGCTGCAATGAAACTTTTTCGTCACTCAGCAATCCTGAATGATGGGAGCTCTTACATTCCCAGTGAAGATATTGTCAAAGAG ATAGTGAAAGGCTGTGGGGGGTTTCCACTGGCCCTTAAAGTGATTGGCACATCACTCTGTGGGCAGCATGAAGCGGTCTGGCGAAGTAGAGTTATGAAATGGCCTAACGGTCATCCTTTTTTTGCTACTAGTAGTGATCTGCTAGATTGTCTCCAAAGAAGCCTAGATTTCAAAGATAATGAGATCATCAAGAAATGTTTCCTGGACCTAGGTTCGTTTCCTGAAGACCAAAGGATCCCTGTTGCTGCCTTGGTTGATATGTGGTCAGAATTATACGAACTAGATGAAGATGGCATCCTGGCCGTCGCCAACCTTTGTGAAATCACCAACCGGAATCTGGCTAGTCTTCTTGTCACAAT GAAAGATGCAAGTGAGGTTGGCATATACTGCAGTGAAGACTTCGTCTTACAACATGATCTTCTTAGAGAGCTAGCTATACATCAGAGCAGCCAGGAGCCAATAGAACAAAGGAAAAGACTGATTGTGGACATAAGTGAAAACAAGCTTCCCAAGTGGTGGAAGGAACCAAGGAAGCAACCTATCAGCGCCCAGCTCTTGTCTATCTCAACTG atgataAGTTCTCATCAAGTTGGGGTAATATTCAAGGATCAGAAGTTGAGGTTTTAGTTCTGAATTTTCAAACAAAGAATTACGCCTTACCCAAGTTTGTGGAGAAAATGGATGAATTAAAGGTCTTGATAGTCACAAATTATGGTTTCTTTCATGCTGAATTAGGTAATTTTCAGCTACTTGAATCTCTTTCTTGTCTAAAGAAAATCAGATTAGAGAAGGTTTCAATTCCTTCCCTTTTCAAGTCCCCAGTGCAATTGAGGAGTTTGGAGAAGATATCCCTGTTTATGTGTAATATTAGTCAGGCTTTTAGGAATTGTACTATCCAGGTTTCAGATGCATTTCCAAATCTAAAGGAGATAAACATTGACTATTGCAATGATCTTACTGAATTGCCTGTTGGGTTGTGTGATATTATTTGCCTCAAGAAACTTAGCATCACCAACTGTCTGAAGCTGTCTGCACTGCCCGAAGAGATCGAAAAGCTGGTAAATTTGGAAGTGCTAAAGCTTAGGAGTACCAGTTTGGAACAGTTGCCAGAGTCAATCACAAGCCTCAGTAAGTTAAGCATTCTTGACATATCTGACTGCCCAGAGATTAACAAGTTGCCAATAGACATTGGGAACTTGTGTAATTTGGAAAAGCTCAACATGAAAGGGTGCTTGAGATTGCATAAGCAGTTACCACCATCAACTTCGAATCTTGAGAAATTGAAGCTTGTGATATGTGACAAAGAGAGGGCCAAGTTATGGGAGCCTATCAAGGAGTTCTGTACCAGTCTCAAGATAAAGTTGGCTGAAAAAGATATCAACTTGCATTGGCTTCCCAATCGTTCTTGA